TCGATGCCCAGTGATGGAATTCCGTTGGTAGATCCATCGGTATTGACTTCCGGGTCAAATCCCGTGTATTTGGTAAGGATAAACAGGTTCTGGCCGGTAAGCGAAATGTTGAAGTTCTTTAATGTATTGCCGATATCCCCTAGCTTGTAACTCAATGTTAAATTGGCCATTTTGAGATAGTTGCCCTTTTCCAGATAGCGGGTGGAGGGGGAAGCGGAATTGGAAGTGGATTCTTTAACACTGGTATTAAAGAAACTGGTTCCGATATTTCTTGTGGAAAGATTGCTGATCCCTAAGGATGTAGCTGCGGTATTATTAAATAAGTAGTGTCCCATAGCCCCGTTCATATTGGCTCCGAATGTAAACTTCTTATAAGTAAGATTGGTGGAGATTCCCAGGAGTGTAGTGGGGTTGGGGCTGGCTGCATAAAATTTATTCACGGAAGGGTCGTTATCCGAACTGATGCTGCCGTCAAGACCGCGATACATGCTCATGCCTGTGTTTGGGTCGATTCCAGCAAACTCTGCAAGGTACCATACATTAAGCGGTTGCCCGTTCACCATTCGTTGACCTAAAACACCGGAAAAACCCTGGCCTCTTAAGGCCCCGGTTTCATAGTAGCCTACTAAACCGCTCACGCTATTTTTAAGGAATGTGGCATTCCCAGTCAGATCCCAGTTCCAGCCATTTTTACGGATAATATTGCCGGTTAGCGAAATCTCGACCCCTTTGTTTACGATTTCCCCATCCAGATTTACCCAGATACGGCCGGCCGGTGCAGGTTGTGCCAGGGTTTGCTCAAACAATGCATCCGTGGTTTTCTTATTGAAGTAGTCAACCGATCCGAAAATGCGGTTGTTGAAAAGTGCAAAGTCGATACCAGCATTGATTGTTGCGGAAGTCTCCCACTTTAAATCGGGATTGCCATAGTTTGCCTGGCTGATGCTTTGGCTGGCAAAAACAAGACGGTCTTTTGATGCTCCCGAAGGAAACTCCTGGTTGCCGGTTTTTCCCCATCCCAGGCGTAACTTTAGCTGGTTAATATTGCTGTTGCCTTTAAGAAAGCCTTCCTCGTTGATATTCCAGGCAAAGGCAACAGACGGGAATATGGCATATTTATTATTGGTGCCAAATTTTGTGGAACCGTCCCGACGTACCGTGGCTGTTAACAGATACCGGTCGAGATAGTTGAACGCGCCTCTCAGGAACAGGGACTGCAATTGATTCGTAGGACTTCTGTACGACGTAACCTCCCTGGTATTGATAGTTGAATATTGCAGATAATCAAAATAATCCAGCCCGAGGTAGGTAAACCCGTTTCCATACATCATGCTTTGTCTGTAATCATAATCCAGGTATTCATAGCCGGCCACTGCATTAATATTAAAGTCTGAAGAAACATTCTTGTTATAGGACAGGGTGTGCGTCATCTGCTGATCAGTCTCGGAATATTTTCCCAGGAATGCCTGTTCCTGGTCATTTGCTGCCGTGGGGTTAATGAT
The sequence above is a segment of the Niabella agricola genome. Coding sequences within it:
- a CDS encoding SusC/RagA family TonB-linked outer membrane protein, translating into MKINSLAQSLMAFVFLLASIAAVAQTKSIQGKVTDEKNQPVAGATIEIKGSQVATLSKDDGSFILNAPADAKTLQVSFIGYDTQEVAITGTDVSVSLKPSQQALDEVVVIGYGTARKKDLTGSMVTISEKNFNKGVMTNPDQLIQGKTPGVMVINNTGQPGGATTVRIRGNSSIRASNNPLFVLDGIPLSGNTALPPGRGGFSSDRGNPLNYLNPSDIASMDILKDASATAIYGSRGANGVVLINTKKGKVGQPVISIIASTGISSLRKQPEVLDAGKFREALKYYTPNEAANSDFGSNVNAFKEITRVASTQNYYADITGGTEHGKYRLSGGYLNQQGIIVGSQMKKYTANFSGNFRFLENRRLGLDFGMFVTQTDQQFAPIDVGVGAEGNIISQALQWNPTQPFRDQNGDYTFVSGNQRNPLASLAAYKDLGTNNTILAMIAPSYKITDNLEYKFVYSVTRLTGDRNAMVRGKIINPTAANDQEQAFLGKYSETDQQMTHTLSYNKNVSSDFNINAVAGYEYLDYDYRQSMMYGNGFTYLGLDYFDYLQYSTINTREVTSYRSPTNQLQSLFLRGAFNYLDRYLLTATVRRDGSTKFGTNNKYAIFPSVAFAWNINEEGFLKGNSNINQLKLRLGWGKTGNQEFPSGASKDRLVFASQSISQANYGNPDLKWETSATINAGIDFALFNNRIFGSVDYFNKKTTDALFEQTLAQPAPAGRIWVNLDGEIVNKGVEISLTGNIIRKNGWNWDLTGNATFLKNSVSGLVGYYETGALRGQGFSGVLGQRMVNGQPLNVWYLAEFAGIDPNTGMSMYRGLDGSISSDNDPSVNKFYAASPNPTTLLGISTNLTYKKFTFGANMNGAMGHYLFNNTAATSLGISNLSTRNIGTSFFNTSVKESTSNSASPSTRYLEKGNYLKMANLTLSYKLGDIGNTLKNFNISLTGQNLFILTKYTGFDPEVNTDGSTNGIPSLGIEYLPYPPAKTILLGINFSL